One window of Heliomicrobium undosum genomic DNA carries:
- the speD gene encoding adenosylmethionine decarboxylase, translated as MDYSTFGRHVTIDTWGVDFEKLNDARFLEEQMIEAAKAAGATVLSSQKQQFEPQGATVLVLLSESHISIHTYPEKGFAALDCYTCGETVDPEVAINHMIKVLVPKKTSVKLLKRGDGPIEVLK; from the coding sequence ATGGATTACTCCACTTTCGGACGACATGTCACCATTGACACTTGGGGCGTAGATTTCGAAAAATTGAACGACGCCCGGTTCCTGGAGGAACAGATGATTGAAGCCGCCAAGGCGGCCGGAGCGACGGTTCTCTCGTCCCAGAAGCAGCAGTTTGAGCCGCAAGGCGCGACGGTCCTGGTCCTGTTGTCCGAGAGCCATATCTCCATCCACACCTATCCCGAGAAGGGTTTTGCCGCCCTCGATTGCTACACCTGCGGGGAGACGGTGGATCCGGAAGTGGCCATCAACCACATGATCAAGGTGCTGGTTCCCAAGAAGACGTCGGTAAAGCTGCTCAAGCGCGGCGACGGACCGATCGAGGTCCTGAAATAA